A single region of the Syngnathus acus chromosome 6, fSynAcu1.2, whole genome shotgun sequence genome encodes:
- the LOC119124778 gene encoding protein inscuteable homolog, with protein sequence MATPQCSSRQSSSLSSSPSSSRMQCLQVDSVQRWMEDLRHMTEVECMCVLQAKPIEVEDDGQQTELIVSAGAGTGAVGDHVARNNLQTLLRRALVVSTELGKMFQRLEKGRWQRVHSTAVRANCHVRSLVHEYSAARSTPPEMQKFETSLLEKCMELTNITERCIHTEDEFFLKSMRDAIHEILTDVSESFSNMIDMALANEIQVLIKQIESSDNVHTIGSAISNLLSLTQDGPQLCSIIAKEGAVVSLFKICRQDRFQGLYAHALRTVASICCVEEGIKQLDKVDGILCLADILTDEGSAEAARAEAAAVVAQITSPHHTSTQHLASFLESMHDIVTALINLCESASCGEVFLLASAALANITFFDSMACEILLQLNAIHILLQACKDRQRVDTPYSKDQVVTILANLSVLEQCASEVLQEQGVERLLLLLGERPSSSSPSEGAACERVQQKAAVTLARLSRDSDIAQAAIQLKAVPRLIELCRSPTERNNSDSVLVACLAALRRLASGCPDSIEAADYQQLIKPRLVDSFLLCSNMEESFV encoded by the exons ATGGCAACTCCGCAATGCAGCTCCAGGCAGAGCAGCTCGCTGTCTTCTTCTCCCAGCAG CAGTCGCATGCAGTGCCTGCAGGTGGACTCGGTCCAGCGCTGGATGGAGGACCTGCGTCACATGACGGAGGTGGAGTGCATGTGCGTGCTCCAGGCCAAACCCATTGAGGTCGAGGACGACGGCCAGCAGACCGAGCTGATTGTGTCCGCCGGGGCGGGGACGGGGGCGGTGGGGGACCACGTGGCCCGCAACAACCTGCAGACGCTGCTTCGTCGGGCCCTCGTGGTCAGCACCGAGTTGGGTAAGATGTTCCAGCGGCTGGAGAAGGGACGCTGGCAGAGGGTCCACAGTACGGCGGTACGAGCAAACTGCCACGTGCGCTCCCTGGTGCACGAGTACAGCGCAGCACGCAGCACGCCGCCCGAAATGCAGAAG TTTGAGACGTCTCTACTGGAGAAGTGCATGGAGCTGACGAATATCACAGAAAG GTGCATTCACACCGAGGATGAGTTCTTCCTAAAGTCCATGAGAGATGCTATCCACGAGATCCTGACGGATGTCAGTGAATCATTCAGCAATATGATTGACATGGCATTAGCTAATGAAATCCAG GTTCTGATCAAGCAGATTGAATCTTCCGACAATGTCCACACCATCGGCAGTGCCATCAGCAACCTGCTGTCCCTTACCCAGGATGGACCGCAGCTCTGCAGCATCATCGCCAAG GAAGGAGCGGTGGTGTCATTGTTCAAGATCTGCCGGCAGGATCGTTTCCAAGGCCTCTACGCTCACGCTCTGAGGACCGTGGCCTCCATCTGCTGCGTGGAGGAGGGCATCAAGCAGCTAGACAAG GTTGACGGCATCCTGTGCCTGGCGGACATCCTGACGGACGAAGGCAGCGCGGAGGCGGCGCGGGCCGAAGCAGCGGCGGTGGTGGCGCAGATCACGTCGCCGCACCACACGTCCACGCAGCACCTGGCCAGTTTTCTGGAGAGCATGCACGACATTGTCACGGCGCTCATCA ACTTGTGCGAGAGCGCCTCTTGTGGCGAGGTCTTCCTTTTGGCGTCGGCTGCCCTGGCCAATATCACCTTCTTCGACAGCATGGCCTGCGAGATTCTTCTGCAACTCAACGCCATCCACATCTTGTTGCAGGCTTGCAAGGACCGCCAGCGAGTAGACACGCCCTATTCTAAAGACCAG GTGGTAACAATCTTAGCCAACCTCTCCGTTTTGGAGCAGTGTGCGAGTGAAGTCCTACAGGAGCAAG GTGTGGAGCGACTGCTGCTACTATTAGGCGAGAGGCCGTCTTCCTCCAGTCCATCCGAGGGCGCCGCCTGCGAGCGCGTGCAGCAGAAGGCCGCTGTGACATTGGCGCGCCTCAGTCGGGACTCGGACATAGCCCAGGCTGCCATTCAGCTTAAAG CTGTTCCACGTCTCATCGAGCTGTGCCGATCCCCCACGGAAAGGAATAACAGCGACTCAGTCTTGGTCGCTTGCCTG GCGGCCTTGAGAAGGTTAGCATCAGGGTGTCCGGATAGCATCGAGGCGGCCGACTATCAGCAGCTGATCAAACCGCGCCTGGTCGACTCTTTCCTCCTGTGCTCCAACATGGAGGAGAGCTTTGTGTGA